The genomic window CGCTTCGCCTGTGCTTCGACCGGTCGCGGCCGAGCCGATTATTTCGTAAGAAGGAAAACCGTTGTAGTGCTGCAACTGCGGCGAGCCGTAGGTCCAGTTCACCGTTGTGAACGCGGACAAGGGCACCATCGTTCCGCTTCGATTGCGTACGTAAACGGCTTTCACATCTTCAGGCGACATGCGGAACGGCGCATCGAGTTGCACGAGCACGCGCTGGACGCGATTCCCGTTGATGAAGTTGTTTACGTACGTCGATCCGAAACACGTCTGCAACGTGGAGTTGATCTCGGCTGGCGAAACACCCAGCGCGTTGGCCTTTTCCTCGTCCAGTTCAATCTTCAACTGCGCGGCGTCTTCCAGTCCCTGAACACGCACGCCGACGACGACGGGGTTCTTTCGCGCCATTTCCAGAAGCTGATTGCGCGCGGCCAGGAGCTTGTCATGACCGAGGCCGGCGAGATCCTGCAATTCAAGATCGAACCCGGTCGAGTTGCCCAACTCGTTGATCGCGGGCGGATTCAACGGAAATATGATTGCGTCCTTGATCTGAGAAAACTTTCCTGCGGCGCGCGCAATCACCGCCATCACCGTGTGTTCTTTGCCTTTGCGCCTGCCCCAGTCCTTGAGCCGCCCGAACGACAGTGCCGAGTTTTGTCCGCGCCCGTTGAAGCTGAATCCGGCGACCGTGATGAAACTTTCAATCTCCGGCTGCTTCAAAAAATAATCTTCGACCTGGTGCAGCACTACATCGGTGCGCGTTTTGGTCGCACCCACGGGCAGCTGAATGTTCGTGATGAAATAACCCTGGTCTTCCGCCGGCAAAAACGACGACGGCAGATTCACGTAGAGCAGGCAGACCGCGCCGATGATCAGCACATACGCAACCATGCAGGCCGGGCTGTGCTTCAGAATTCGACCCACGCCCGACTGGTAGCGCTTCGTGGACTTCGCGAACGCCCGGTTGAACCAGCCGAAAAATCCGCGCTTCTCGTGTTTGTGTCCTTTTGGGATCGGTTTCAACAGCGTCGCGCACAGCGCCGGCGTCAGCGACATAGCGAGAAAAACCGAAAACAACATTGACGAGACGAGCGACAACGAGAACTGGCGATAGATCGTCCCGACCGAGCCACTGAAAAATGCCATGGGAATGAACACCGCCGTGAGCACAAGCGTGATGCCGATGAGCGCGCCGGTGATTTGTTTCATCGCCTTGCGCGTCGCTTCAAGCGGCGAAAGCCCTTCCTCGGACATGATGCGCTCGACGTTTTCAACCACCACGATCGCGTCATCAACGAGAATGCCGATTGCCAGCACCATTCCGAACAGGGTCAGCACGTTGATGGAAAACCCGAATGCCAGCATCGCGGCAAACGTGCCGAGCAGCGCGACCGGCACGACGATGGTCGGAATGAGCGTGGCGCGGATGTTTTGCAGGAACACAAACATCACGAGAAAGACCAGCGCGATCGCTTCGAGCAGCGTCTTGAGCACTTCCTCGATCGAAATGCGCACAAACGCGGAGGTGTCGAGCGGATAATCGACGCGCACGCCCGGGGGGAAGAAGCGGGAAAGTTCCGCGACCTTGTTGCGAACGGCCTCGGCAGTGTTCAATGCGTTGGCGGTCGGCGACAGCTTGATGGCCACGGCGGCGGAAAGATGGCCGTTGACTCGCGCCTGAGTGCCGTAGTTTTCCGCGCCAAGCGTCACGCGCGCCACGTCCTTCAGCAGAACGCGGGAGCCATCCGGATTCGTGCGCAACAGAATATTTTCAAATTCGGGGACCGCGCGCAGTGTCGCGCGACCCTGCATGATGACGTTGAGTTGCTGTCCGTCAACCGCGGGTGTCGCGCCGATTTGCCCGACCGGCACCTGGGCGTTCTGGTTCTGAATCGCGTCCGTCACGTCCGCCGCGGTGAGATTAAGCTGTTCAGCTTGTCCGGGTTCAGCCATACGCGCATCGCGTATTGGGAGCCGAACATGTTCGCCTCACCGACGCCCGACACACGGCGGATTGGATCGAGCACGCTCGACGCAATGTAATTGCCCAGCGCCACTTCATCCATGCTGTCGTCCACGGTCGAGAGCGTGAAAAACATCATGAAATTGCGCGTGGCCTTTGCGACGACGACGCCCTGTTGCTGGACGGTTTGCGGCAAACTTGGCAACGCGAGCTGGACTTTGTTTTGCACCTGCACCTGCGCCGTGTCGGGATTCGTGCCTGGCAGGAAATAGAGCGTCACGGTCGCGAGTCCCGACGCATCGGTGCTCGACGACATGTAGAGCAGGTTGTCGATGCCGTTGAGTTGCTGCTCGATGACCGAGGTCACGGTTTCCTGCAATGTTTCAGCGGATGCGCCCGCGTAATTTGCGGAGACGGAAATCGACGGCGGCGCGACGGACGGATATTGCGCAACAGGCAGCTGCGTAATCGCCAGCGACCCGAGCACCATGATGAGAATGGAGACAACCCAGGCGAATACCGGCCGGTTGATGAAGAATTGGGCCATGACGCTCCCTTACTTCAAACTCTGCTGCGCGCCGGTTTCGGCCGGCGGATTGAAGGGCACCGGTTTCACGAGTGAACCGGGCGGCGCCTTTTGCGAGCCTTCGACCACGATTCGTTCACCGGCCTTAAGGCCGCGCGTTACGACGACCTTGTTTCCCACCTCGCCGTCCGTTTCCAGGGTTCGCACCTCAACTTTGTTTTCGACATTGACCACGAGCACGGTCGCAGCGCCGGTTGGCCCGCGCGTGATGGTTCGTTGCGGAACGGTCAGCGCGTTGGCCTTGACGCCCTCGACGATTTGCGCGCGCGCAAACATTCCGGGCATCAACAGGTTTTCCGGGTTGGGAAAATCCGCCCGCAGGGTAATCATGCCCGTCGTTGGATCGACCGAGATGTCCGAGAACAATAACTTGCCGGCGTGCCGATAAACCGTGCCGTCCTCGAGAATCAACGTCACGCGCGCCTCGCCGGGAGCGGCGCTTTCAAGCGTGCCGTTTTCGAGCGCGCGCTTCAGCCGCAGCACTTCCGTGCTCGACTGCGTGAAATCGAAATAAACCGGATCGAGCTGGCGAATCACCGCCAGTTGCGTTGCTTCCGTGGCGCTCACCAATGCCCCTTCAGTCACCAATGCCTTGCCGATCCGGCCGGATATCGGCGCCGTGACCTGCGTGTATCCGAGATTCAATTCCGCGGTCTGTACGGCGGCTTTGGCTGCGAGCACTTCCGCTTCATTCTGGCCGAAGGTCGCGACCGCCTGATCGTAAACCTGCTTGCTGATCGCATTGATCGGGACCAGTTCCTTGTAACGTCCGACGTTTGCCTTGGATTCATTCAACATGGCTTGCGCTCTCGCCAACGACGCCTTCGCGCTGTTCAGGCTGGCTTCCAAAGGCGCTGGATCGATCCGAAACAAGACCTGGCCCTCCTTGACGTTCGATCCTTCCTCGAACAATCGCTTCAGCAGAATTCCTGTCGCCCGCGCGCGCACCTGGGCGTCGCGCACGGAATTGATTCGCCCCGGCAACTCGGTCGTGCGCTGGACGCGCTCTGGCGTCACCGTTAACACCGAGACTTCAGGAGGCGGAGGTGCCGGGGGCGTGGCGCCTTGTTTGCATGCACTGAGAAGTGCGGCAAGTGACAATATGAAAACACAAAGCGACCTCTTTGAAACAATCGAATTCATATGCGTTGGAAAGGTCAGGCGGCTCGGAATCCCGCGGCCGCAAATGAAATGAGCTTTCGTGTTTGAGCTTCGAGACTGACATCCTTTACCCAGTCCGGACGAAACTTGTCCTTCGTCAGCAGCCAGTGATGGAGCGCGCCATAGGTGAATTTCATGCGCCAGAAAATGTCCGAGCGCGACAGGTGCGGCAGCGCGCGTTTGAGGGCGGCATGCATCCGCTCCGCCAGCGGTTCAAATTGCCTCTTCAAAAGCGCTTCAACTTCGGGACTCGGTTCAGCCAGGCAGCGACCAAACAGTTTTGAAAAGGCCGCTCCTTCTTTGGTCGCATCGAGGGAACACTGGACCGCCGGCCGAATGAACGCCCCGAGGACGGCTTCCAGCATTCGAGTTTTCCTGCCGGTCGCATTCTCCGCCGCGTCCAGCGCCGCGAGCCGCGCTTCATTGACCGGGACGACGCGCCGCTCGAAAACGGCGGCGATCAAGTCTTCCTTGCTCCCGAAATGATAGTTGATAGCAGCGAGATTGACATTCGCCTTGTCGGTGATGTCACGGATGGAAACCCGGTCAAGTCCCCGCTCGCCGAACAGCTCCTCCGCCACATCCAGGATGCGTGATCTGGTATTTCTCGATTCTTTCATACGCACGTTTCAAACGCTTGTATGAATCGTGCCCCAAGTCAACTTATCTCCGATTATTTTTTGCAAAACTTTTGCGAGCATGCCGCCATTGCCGGGTAATTCCCGTCACCCCTAGGTACGGCATCCAAAGGTCTCATGTTTGAATGTTTCAAGAGAACGCCAGAAAGTTGCCCATCGGCGAATTCTTGTTCAGAGGGCTGGCGTGTTATTTTGCCCGCGCCATTCCCCGGTTCGAATCCTGCCGGTGCCATTGCCTCAGTTTTCGCTCTTCGATTTCGAGACGCCGATTGAGGAGTGATGCGAGCCCGACTCGGTTCCATTTTTGCGCTTGAGCAGTTGCGTGTGCAGGTAGGTGTCGATGGGCGCCTGTTCCCACGCGGAGTACCACAGATCGCCCAGCATTTGTCCGGCCTTCGTCAACTGGTCGCCGAGAAATGCGCGCCCGGAAAGGCCGGCTTCTGTTTCCCCGCCGAATTTCCCCTCTTTCTCAAATTGGTAAAGCGGTTCGACCTGACGATTCTGTTGGACAATGAACTGCATCACTTCGGGGAAAATGTCGTCGTGGTGGGCTTTTGGATCATCCGGCCATACCATGCGCGCGGGGCGCAGGTGGCCCTGCAAATCAGCCACAATGAATATTCCCGTCCGATGGAAATAGCCCCCATCTATCCAGGCATGAAATGTCTTGTTTGTTGTATAACCGCGCGGATTGCGGTCAACCCAGCCGTTGAAATTGCGCGTCGTGTGGAGTGGTTGTCCGGCATCGCCGACGAAATGGCCCAGCGTACCCATGAAAAACAGCACGTTTTCGCGCGCGTTCGCGACTTCTTCCGGTTCTCCGGCCTCTTCAAATGTTTTCAGATAGGAAAAGGCCGACTTCAACTTCGCGTAATATTCGGTGATGGTCCACGGTAGAAAACCGATCAGCGCTCGAGTACGGTCGAAATCATTGGTCGAATTGATCGGCGGGAAAACGCGGGGATTGGCCGCCCGGATCAGCGCGAGTTGCGCGGTAAACTCGTAGCGAAAATGGCTCAATGCGGATGGCTTCAGCCGGTAAAGCGCCAGGTCCTCCAGATCGAAGAAGTGATCGGGAGAATTGAAATGTTTGAGTGGCAGATCGGATGTGTTTCGCCAGCGGTCCGGTTCGCCACTCAGGAAAGCGACGCGCTCGCGCGCTTCCGGTGTCTGGACGAAGGCAGGGAAATTGGTCGGCAGTGTGGCCAGGGCCAGTTGGTTCACAAAGCGATGCCCTTCGTAGTCCCAGGCGAAGCCGGCGACCGGGCAGAGGAAAAAAACGGCCATCGTTCCAATCGCCCGGGCAAAAAAAGAATTCATGATATCGCGTGTGCTCGCCGAAACAGTGATTCATTGACGGGCCGCCGCCAAAACGGCGCAAAGGCGCCGGCTGCGCAACGAACCGCTGTTGGTATAGCGGCAGAAAAAACCATTTCAAGCCGCGAGTTCATTGGTTGCATCAATTCGGCCGCCAAAAGGCACGTTAAATTCCTTCAAAGCAGAGGTGGTTTCACGCGGTGACGCGCATTCGAGACAGTGTTACAGGCGATCTCCTCCCACGATCTCCGTCCCTTGCGGCCAGGTTTCCTGCGGAACGAATCCGACCAGCTTTCTCGCTGGCTCCAGATCAAAATGGACGCGAAGGACGGGCCTGCTGGAAGCGTAAACAATCGCGAATCGAACGTCCGTCTTCGCTTCGACTGCGCAGGCGAAAAAGCGTCCGGCATCCCCGGGACTCAGATAGACGTCCTGCGCCCATGCGCTGGCGGCGATTTCCCGCACCTGTTCCGGAGTGCGAGGACACCAGCCGAGCCGGACAGCGATGACGCTCATGCCGTGTGTTTCGGCGTAGCCGCGTCCAATGGCTTCCAGAAACATCTTGGTGGCGGCATACCAGTAACGTGGACTGGGTGGATCTTCCACGCGGACGGGCAAGCTTCCCTCCGTCCGCTGCCACCAGTTCACCTGTCCGCTGCTGGCCAGGATGAGCCGGCGCACGCCCGCCAGGCGGGCCGCTTCCATCACGTGATACACGCCAACAATATTGTTCGGCAAAAGTTTCGACAGGAAATCGTCGTCGTCTGGTGTGGCCGCCAGATGAATCAAAGTTCCGGCCCCGTACGACGCGCGCTTCAAATCCTCCGCTATTGTGATGTCACCGACAACGCAATCACCCACGCCCGGCGTCCTGACGATGTCGAACCCCCTGACGGGCATTTTCCGCCGCTGCAATTCGGCGACGACGGCCCGGCCAATGCGGCCCGCCGAGCCAACGACAAGGACAGTGTGGTTGTTGTTCACGCGTCTGATGGGGTCGTGGCGACTTGATCGATTCCCAGCGGCTTCGTTGAAATGAATCTTGAAATGGGAACTGACATTTGAGGCGTTAGATTCCCTCCCCGAGCGCCACTGGCGCGTCGTGCGTCACGGCGACTTCAGGAGCCAGTTTTTCCCCTTCGCGCGCGAGCACGCGGTATTGTCGGATTTGAAAAGATACTTCCTTGCCGTCGTCGAGTCCCTGAAATGCGTATTCCTCCTTGGTCATGCGGGCGCGGACGATGAGTCCGCTCGGCAGCTCCAGTTCAACGCGAAGCATGATGCCAAGAAAGTACGTGTGTCGGAGCACGGCTTGATACCGAAAGGCTTTGAGGTCGGAGGAAATTTGCACGGCGTAGGGGCGGAAGCCGATGCGCAACCGCTGACCGTCGGGCAGGCCGTGGGATGGGAATTCAAGTTCATTCAAGGACGCGACGCCGTTGTACACATCCAGCTCCAGCACGTTCATGACGCCGATGAAACGGGCCACGAACTCATTAGCCGGCTGCTCGTAAACTTCGCGCGGCGTGCCGATCTGTTCGAGGTTGCCGCGAGAAAAGATCACGATACGGTTGGACACCTCCATCGCCTCTTCTTGATCGTGAGTCACGAAGAGCGTGGTGACATTCAACTCGTGGTGAAGTGTGACGAGCCATTCGCGGAGCTCCTGCCGGATTTTCGCATCCACCGCCCCGAACGGCTCGTCGAGCAGGAGCACCCCGGGCTTTGGCGCAAGCGCCCGGGCGATGGCAACGCGTTGACGCTGACCCCCGGAAAGCTGGTGCGGATAACGCCGTTCCAGTTCTTCAAGGCCGAACAACTCCAGCAACTCGCGGACGCGCGTCTTGATGTCCGCCCGTTTCCATTTTTTGATCTTGAGGCCGAAGGCGATGTTCTTGAACACATTCATGTTCTTGAACAGCGCGTAATTCTGGAAGACGAAGCCAATGTTGCGTTGTTGGACGGAGAGATCGTTGACGCGCTGGCCGCGAACATGGATGTCGCCCTCGGTCGGCATTTCCAGTCCGGCGATCATGCGGAGCACTGTTGTCTTGCCACCGCCGCTGGGGCCGAGCAGCGCCATCAGTTCGCCTTCCCTGACGGAAAAACTGACCGTGTTGACGGCAACCACGTTGCCGAATCGCTTGCTGACGTTCTTCAGTTCGATGCTCATGCCTCGGTGGGCGGTTCCATTTCCAGGCCTCAGCTTGAAGGTCGATGTTCGCCGGAGCGCTGGGCCAGTTCGTATTCGCGCCGGGTCCGCCATTCCAGGAACGTCTTGATCCCCAGCGTCAGCAGGGCAAGCAGCGCCAGCAGGCTCGCCACAGCGAAGGCTGCCGCGCCCTGGTATTCGTTGTAAAGTTTTTCGACGCGCAAGGGCATCGTGTCGGTTAAACCCGTAATGTGGCCGGACACGACCGAGACCGCGCCGAATTCACCCATGGCTCGAGCGTTACAAAGGATGATGCCGTAAATCAGCCCCCACTTCACCGAGGGCAGCGTCACATGCCAGAAGGTTTGCCAGCCGCTGGCGCCGAGGGTCAAGGCCGCCTGTTCCTGTTCTGCTCCCGCCGCCTGCATGACCGGGATCAATTCACGCGCCACGAACGGGAACGTGACGAACACCGTCGCAAGCACGATCCCGGGCACGGCGAAGATGATTTTGATGTCGTGCGAGTCGAGCCATTTACCGAAGTAGCCTTGCAGCCCAAACAGCAAAACGAACATCAATCCGGCGACGACCGGTGACACGGAAAACGGCAGGTCAATCAGCGTGGTGAGAAGGGACTTTCCGCGAAAATCAAACTTGGCGATCGCCCACGCCGCGGCCACGCCAAAAAACACGTTCAGCGGGACCGCGACGGCTGCGACGACGAGCGTCAGTCGAATCGCGGCCCACGAATCGGGCTCTGAGAGGGAGGTCCAGTAGGTTTGCAGGCCCTTGGCGAAAGCCTGCGCAAACACGTTGATCAGCGGCAGCAGCAAAAACACAAGCGAAAAGACAAGTGCAATCGTGATCAGTGCCCACTTGACGAAGGGTGGTTCCTCGGTGCCGCGTTGTGACTGGCTGCGGCCGGCGCGGCGCCGGATGAGTTCAGTGTCGGTGGAGGGCGGGCCGGACATGATCAGTTCTCGTAGCGGCTCGCCCAGTTTTCGAGCCAGTTGATGACGTAGAGCATCGCGAAAGAAATCGCCATTAACACAACGGCGAGAGCCACGGCTCCGGCGTAATCGTATTCCTCCAGACGCATGACGATCAGATACGGCGCGATTTCAGTCCTGAACGGCAGGTTGCCGGAGATGAACACGATCGACCCGTATTCGCCGACAGCCCGTGCGAAGGCCAGGGCGAAGCCCGTGATGATCGTGGGGAGCAGCGTTGGTGCGATGATGCTGTAAAAAGTACGGAGACGTCCGGCACCGAGAGTGGCGGCAGCTTCTTCAACTTCGCGTTCGAGGTTTTCGAGCACAGGCTGCAAGGTGCGGACCGCGAAAGGCATTCCGACGAACGTCAGGGCGATGATGACCCCCAGCGCGGTGAACGCGCCGTTGATACCAAGCGGCACGAGCCACCGCCCGAGCCAACCGTCGCTGGCGAAAAGACTGGCAAGGGTCAGCCCTGCGACGGCCGTCGGCAGAGCGAACGGAAAATCGACGAGTGCATCGATGAAGCGCTTACCGGGAAAATCGTAACGGACCAGCACCCAGGCAAGGACGGTCCCGAAAAAGGCATTGGCGAGTGCCGCAGCCAGCGAAGCGCCAAAAGTCAGCTTGTATGTCGCCAGCGCGCGGTCGGTGGTGGCCAGGCGCCAAAAGTCGGTCGGCGAAATCTCCAACGCTTTCAAGAACAGGCCTGCGATGGGTATGAGAATTATCGCGCTCAAATAAAACAGAGTGAAACCCATCGTCAGGCTGAATCCCGGCAGCGCGTTGAATTTTTGCTTTACCATGAGAGACGCAAGAATCCGCGTGAGACTACTTGAACTGGAGCGCGAGGTAAAAAGGTATTTCACGCGTCGCTGTAGCGCCCGGCAAGCAATGGCGCACGAGCATACGAGACAGTCCGGTTGGCCGAAAAGACCCCCTTACGGGAGTGCGCAGACCCGGAAATGGCTTCAGAAAACCCGATGGTTCCGCGGTTCCCGCCGGACATGATATCCGCGCAGGTTCGGTGCGAACGCAATCAGCTCCCGATATTCGGTGAGGATAGCCCACAGGAGTGGCGCGCGCGACCGCTCTTTGGTTGGATTCGGGAAGCATGGTCATGATCCGTTTACCTCTTGAAAATCCGGTCAAACACACCTCCGTTATTGAAGTGCGTTTTTTGCGCCTGTTGCCAACCACCGAAGACTTCGTCGACCGTGAACAGTTTGACCTCACGGAATACGTTTGCGTACTTTGACGCCACCCTCTGAATACGCGGGCGATAAAAGTGTCGGCCAGCGATATTCTGACCTTCGTCGGAATAGAGGTATTCCAAATAGGCTTTCGCGACGTCGCTCGTCCCATGTTTTCTGGCAACCTTGTCCACGACGGCGACCGGCGGTTCAGCCACGATACTTATCGGCGGAACGATGATCTCGAACTTGTCTGCGCCAAACTCCTTGATCGCGAGAAACGCCTCGTTCTCCCAGCCGACCAGCACGTCGCCAATCCCCCGTTGAACGAAAGTGGTTGTGGCCCCACGAGCGCCACTGTCGAGGACGGGAGCATTTTTGTAAAACCTGGTGATGTAGTCGGCCGCTTTTGTGTCGTCGCCGTTGTTTTTTTTCAATGCCTGGCCATAGGCGGCGAGATAAGTCCAGCGCGCTCCGCCAGACGTCTTCGGATTAGCGGGCACAACCGTCACGCCGGGTTTGACGAGATCCTCCCAGTCTCTGATGCCCTTGGGGTTACCTTTTCGCACCAAAAAGACGATCGTGGACGTATAAGGCGAACTATTGTCGGGCAGGAGCTTTTGCCAGTCTGTCGGCAGCAACTTCGCCTTTTCGGCGATGGCGTCGATGTCGTAAGCCAGAGCCAGGGTGACGACATCCGCCTGGAGGCCGTCGATGACCGACCGTGCTTGTTTGCCCGAGCCGCCGTGCGATTGCTGGATGATGACAGAGTCGCCGGTTTTGTCCTTCCAGTACTTTGAAAAGGCGGTGTTGAAATCCTGGTACAGTTCGCGCGTGGGGTCGTAGGAAACATTCAGGAGTTTGATCTCCCGGGCGAAGGAGCAGTTCAAGCAAAGCGCCAACACGGCGCCGAAGGCGGTGAACAATTTGATGGGATTCCTTTTTGTCATAGGTAGGTTCTTGCAATGATTCTAAAAAGCAAGCTGGACCCTGGTAAATAGAACATTTTCAGGTTGGCGAGTGATGATTGCGGGAGCAGTAGTGCCCGTACCACCGCCACCCGAAAACGTGGTGCGTGAGAAACTCGTCATCAGTCGGACGCTCCTGTTTAACGACCAGTCAACACCGATGGACCACGCGTCCGCCGATCGAGCCGAAGCGGTTGAGTCAGCGAACATCGGAAAGGCGGCCGGATCGATATTTAATTGCGCGTAGCGGGCAACCAGTTGAATCGCTCCCCAATGTCCAATGGACGGATCAAACGCGCGAGCGGGAGACACCCCTTTGAAGGAGGCATCTTCCCCGGTAAGAACCCAGGAAGCAGTGATTTGCCACGCCGTGGTTCTGAGAGGCGCCGTATTCAATGCATT from Candidatus Angelobacter sp. includes these protein-coding regions:
- a CDS encoding efflux RND transporter periplasmic adaptor subunit, producing MLTVTPERVQRTTELPGRINSVRDAQVRARATGILLKRLFEEGSNVKEGQVLFRIDPAPLEASLNSAKASLARAQAMLNESKANVGRYKELVPINAISKQVYDQAVATFGQNEAEVLAAKAAVQTAELNLGYTQVTAPISGRIGKALVTEGALVSATEATQLAVIRQLDPVYFDFTQSSTEVLRLKRALENGTLESAAPGEARVTLILEDGTVYRHAGKLLFSDISVDPTTGMITLRADFPNPENLLMPGMFARAQIVEGVKANALTVPQRTITRGPTGAATVLVVNVENKVEVRTLETDGEVGNKVVVTRGLKAGERIVVEGSQKAPPGSLVKPVPFNPPAETGAQQSLK
- a CDS encoding TetR family transcriptional regulator translates to MKESRNTRSRILDVAEELFGERGLDRVSIRDITDKANVNLAAINYHFGSKEDLIAAVFERRVVPVNEARLAALDAAENATGRKTRMLEAVLGAFIRPAVQCSLDATKEGAAFSKLFGRCLAEPSPEVEALLKRQFEPLAERMHAALKRALPHLSRSDIFWRMKFTYGALHHWLLTKDKFRPDWVKDVSLEAQTRKLISFAAAGFRAA
- a CDS encoding NAD(P)-dependent oxidoreductase, with the protein product MNNNHTVLVVGSAGRIGRAVVAELQRRKMPVRGFDIVRTPGVGDCVVGDITIAEDLKRASYGAGTLIHLAATPDDDDFLSKLLPNNIVGVYHVMEAARLAGVRRLILASSGQVNWWQRTEGSLPVRVEDPPSPRYWYAATKMFLEAIGRGYAETHGMSVIAVRLGWCPRTPEQVREIAASAWAQDVYLSPGDAGRFFACAVEAKTDVRFAIVYASSRPVLRVHFDLEPARKLVGFVPQETWPQGTEIVGGDRL
- a CDS encoding ABC transporter ATP-binding protein, with translation MSIELKNVSKRFGNVVAVNTVSFSVREGELMALLGPSGGGKTTVLRMIAGLEMPTEGDIHVRGQRVNDLSVQQRNIGFVFQNYALFKNMNVFKNIAFGLKIKKWKRADIKTRVRELLELFGLEELERRYPHQLSGGQRQRVAIARALAPKPGVLLLDEPFGAVDAKIRQELREWLVTLHHELNVTTLFVTHDQEEAMEVSNRIVIFSRGNLEQIGTPREVYEQPANEFVARFIGVMNVLELDVYNGVASLNELEFPSHGLPDGQRLRIGFRPYAVQISSDLKAFRYQAVLRHTYFLGIMLRVELELPSGLIVRARMTKEEYAFQGLDDGKEVSFQIRQYRVLAREGEKLAPEVAVTHDAPVALGEGI
- the cysW gene encoding sulfate ABC transporter permease subunit CysW encodes the protein MSGPPSTDTELIRRRAGRSQSQRGTEEPPFVKWALITIALVFSLVFLLLPLINVFAQAFAKGLQTYWTSLSEPDSWAAIRLTLVVAAVAVPLNVFFGVAAAWAIAKFDFRGKSLLTTLIDLPFSVSPVVAGLMFVLLFGLQGYFGKWLDSHDIKIIFAVPGIVLATVFVTFPFVARELIPVMQAAGAEQEQAALTLGASGWQTFWHVTLPSVKWGLIYGIILCNARAMGEFGAVSVVSGHITGLTDTMPLRVEKLYNEYQGAAAFAVASLLALLALLTLGIKTFLEWRTRREYELAQRSGEHRPSS
- the cysT gene encoding sulfate ABC transporter permease subunit CysT translates to MVKQKFNALPGFSLTMGFTLFYLSAIILIPIAGLFLKALEISPTDFWRLATTDRALATYKLTFGASLAAALANAFFGTVLAWVLVRYDFPGKRFIDALVDFPFALPTAVAGLTLASLFASDGWLGRWLVPLGINGAFTALGVIIALTFVGMPFAVRTLQPVLENLEREVEEAAATLGAGRLRTFYSIIAPTLLPTIITGFALAFARAVGEYGSIVFISGNLPFRTEIAPYLIVMRLEEYDYAGAVALAVVLMAISFAMLYVINWLENWASRYEN
- a CDS encoding sulfate ABC transporter substrate-binding protein translates to MTKRNPIKLFTAFGAVLALCLNCSFAREIKLLNVSYDPTRELYQDFNTAFSKYWKDKTGDSVIIQQSHGGSGKQARSVIDGLQADVVTLALAYDIDAIAEKAKLLPTDWQKLLPDNSSPYTSTIVFLVRKGNPKGIRDWEDLVKPGVTVVPANPKTSGGARWTYLAAYGQALKKNNGDDTKAADYITRFYKNAPVLDSGARGATTTFVQRGIGDVLVGWENEAFLAIKEFGADKFEIIVPPISIVAEPPVAVVDKVARKHGTSDVAKAYLEYLYSDEGQNIAGRHFYRPRIQRVASKYANVFREVKLFTVDEVFGGWQQAQKTHFNNGGVFDRIFKR
- a CDS encoding porin; translated protein: NALNTAPLRTTAWQITASWVLTGEDASFKGVSPARAFDPSIGHWGAIQLVARYAQLNIDPAAFPMFADSTASARSADAWSIGVDWSLNRSVRLMTSFSRTTFSGGGGTGTTAPAIITRQPENVLFTRVQLAF